The following proteins come from a genomic window of Natrinema saccharevitans:
- the thsA gene encoding thermosome subunit alpha: MGNQPLIVLSEDSQRTSGEDAQSMNVQAGKAVAESVRTTLGPKGMDKMLVDSSGNVIVTNDGVTLLSEMEIDHPAADMIVEVAETQEEEVGDGTTSAVVIAGELLSQAEDLLDQDIHATTLAQGYREAAEEATAALEEVAIDVDEDDTEVLEQIAATAMTGKGAENAKDLLSGLVVEAVRAVAGDDGVDTDNIKVEKVVGGSVENSELVEGVIVDKERVSENMPYFAEDANVAIIDGDLEIKETEIDAEVNVTDPDQLEQFLEQEEQQLKEMAQGVADAGADVVFVDGGIDDMAQHYLAQENIIAVRRVKSSDQSQLARATGATPVSSVDDLTEDDLGAAGSVAQKEIAGDQRIFVEDVDDAQAVTLILRGGTEHVIDEIDRAIEDSLGVVRTTIEDGKVLAGGGAPEIELSLALRDYADSVGGREQLAVEAFADALEVIPRTLAENAGLDPIDSLVELRSAHDGGDTGAGLDAYTGDTIDMDAEGVYEPLRVKTQAIESATEAAVMLLRIDDVIAAGDLAVSHDDDDDDMPAGGPGGMGGGMGGMGGGMGGMM; the protein is encoded by the coding sequence ATGGGCAACCAGCCCCTTATCGTACTCTCGGAGGACAGCCAGCGAACCTCCGGGGAGGACGCGCAGTCGATGAACGTGCAGGCCGGGAAGGCCGTCGCCGAGTCGGTTCGGACGACGCTCGGCCCGAAGGGGATGGACAAGATGCTCGTCGACTCCTCGGGCAACGTCATCGTCACCAACGACGGTGTCACGCTGCTCTCGGAGATGGAGATCGACCACCCCGCGGCCGACATGATCGTCGAAGTCGCCGAGACCCAGGAAGAGGAAGTCGGTGACGGTACCACCAGCGCGGTCGTCATCGCCGGCGAACTCCTCAGCCAGGCCGAGGATCTGCTGGACCAGGACATCCACGCCACCACCCTCGCCCAGGGGTACCGAGAGGCCGCCGAAGAGGCCACCGCGGCCCTCGAGGAGGTCGCCATCGACGTCGACGAGGACGACACCGAGGTCTTAGAGCAGATCGCCGCGACGGCGATGACCGGCAAGGGCGCGGAGAACGCCAAGGACCTGCTCTCGGGACTCGTCGTCGAGGCCGTCCGCGCGGTCGCCGGCGACGACGGCGTCGACACGGACAACATCAAAGTCGAGAAGGTCGTCGGCGGCTCCGTCGAGAACTCCGAACTCGTCGAGGGCGTCATCGTCGACAAGGAACGGGTCTCCGAGAACATGCCCTACTTCGCCGAGGACGCCAACGTGGCGATCATCGACGGCGACTTGGAGATCAAAGAGACCGAGATCGACGCCGAGGTCAACGTCACCGACCCCGACCAGCTCGAGCAGTTCCTCGAACAGGAGGAACAGCAACTCAAGGAGATGGCCCAGGGAGTCGCCGACGCCGGTGCCGACGTCGTCTTCGTCGACGGCGGTATCGACGACATGGCCCAGCACTACCTCGCACAGGAGAACATCATCGCGGTCCGCCGCGTCAAGTCCAGCGACCAGTCCCAGCTGGCCCGCGCGACCGGCGCGACGCCCGTCTCGAGCGTCGACGACCTGACCGAGGACGACCTCGGTGCCGCGGGCAGCGTCGCCCAGAAGGAGATCGCCGGCGACCAGCGCATCTTCGTCGAGGACGTCGACGACGCCCAGGCCGTCACCCTGATCCTCCGCGGTGGCACCGAACACGTCATCGACGAGATCGACCGCGCCATCGAGGACTCGCTCGGCGTGGTCCGGACGACCATCGAGGACGGCAAGGTGCTCGCCGGCGGCGGCGCGCCCGAGATCGAACTCTCGCTCGCGCTGCGTGACTACGCCGACTCCGTCGGCGGCCGCGAACAGCTCGCCGTCGAGGCCTTCGCCGACGCGCTCGAGGTCATCCCGCGCACGCTGGCCGAGAACGCCGGCCTCGACCCCATCGACTCGCTGGTCGAACTGCGCAGCGCCCACGACGGCGGCGACACCGGCGCCGGCCTCGACGCCTACACCGGCGACACCATCGACATGGACGCCGAGGGCGTTTACGAGCCGCTGCGCGTGAAGACCCAGGCCATCGAGTCCGCCACCGAGGCGGCCGTCATGCTGCTGCGCATCGACGACGTCATCGCCGCGGGCGACCTCGCGGTCTCCCACGACGACGACGACGACGACATGCCCGCCGGCGGCCCCGGTGGCATGGGCGGCGGCATGGGCGGTATGGGCGGCGGCATGGGCGGCATGATGTAG
- a CDS encoding ornithine cyclodeaminase family protein, whose protein sequence is MNTLLLDSDDVDEHAALAAVIDAVEEAFGAFERGDTQMPAKSYIDLPQYNGDFRSMPAYLDTGDWDAAGLKWVNVHPDNPADHDLPTVLGTMIYSDPETAFPLAIMDGTTLTMKRTGAAAAVATDYLAVEDATSLGLVGAGVQSYTQLEAISEVRPIEEVVVSDPDDERVDRFVATYEDRFDVRGGSISEAGHRDVLSTVTPVEDPIVGPDDVGDHTHINAIGADAEGKHELEDALLEAARIVIDDHEQCTHSGEINVPYHEGVLTDADIHGEIGELVVGSKAGRTAETGNTVFDSTGLAIQDVAAARVVYERASADGDGHPFDIVGVDDSA, encoded by the coding sequence ATGAACACGCTTCTATTAGACAGCGACGACGTCGACGAACACGCTGCGCTCGCGGCCGTCATCGACGCCGTCGAAGAGGCCTTCGGGGCCTTCGAACGCGGTGACACGCAGATGCCGGCCAAGTCCTACATCGACCTGCCACAGTACAACGGCGACTTCCGGTCGATGCCGGCCTACCTCGATACCGGCGACTGGGACGCCGCCGGGCTCAAGTGGGTCAACGTCCACCCCGACAACCCCGCGGACCACGATCTGCCGACCGTCCTCGGGACGATGATCTACTCCGACCCCGAGACCGCCTTCCCGCTGGCGATCATGGACGGGACGACGCTCACCATGAAACGGACCGGTGCCGCCGCGGCCGTCGCCACCGACTATCTGGCCGTCGAGGACGCCACGAGCCTCGGTCTCGTCGGCGCCGGCGTCCAGTCCTACACCCAGCTCGAGGCGATCAGCGAGGTCCGGCCGATCGAAGAAGTCGTCGTCTCTGATCCCGACGACGAGCGCGTCGACCGGTTCGTGGCGACCTACGAGGACCGGTTCGACGTTCGCGGCGGCTCGATTTCGGAGGCCGGCCACCGCGACGTGCTGTCGACGGTGACGCCGGTCGAGGACCCGATCGTCGGACCCGACGACGTCGGCGACCATACGCACATCAACGCCATCGGGGCCGACGCAGAGGGGAAACACGAACTCGAGGACGCCCTGCTCGAGGCGGCGCGGATCGTCATCGACGACCACGAGCAGTGTACCCACTCGGGCGAGATCAACGTCCCGTACCACGAGGGAGTGCTGACCGACGCGGACATCCACGGCGAGATCGGCGAACTCGTCGTCGGGTCGAAAGCGGGGCGGACGGCGGAGACGGGCAACACGGTCTTCGACTCGACCGGGCTCGCGATTCAGGACGTCGCCGCCGCGCGGGTCGTCTACGAGCGGGCGTCGGCGGACGGTGACGGCCACCCCTTCGATATCGTCGGCGTCGACGACTCGGCGTAA
- the leuS gene encoding leucine--tRNA ligase produces the protein MSDAGYDHATVERRWQAAWDEANVYRTPDDVEDPTYVLGMYPYPSGKLHMGHVRNYTITDAYARFRRMQGDEVLHPMGWDAFGLPAENAAKERDTNPRDWTFDCIETMTEQMESMGFGYDWDREITTCTPDYYQWNQWLFSRFHEEDLVERRDAEVNWCPHCETVLADEQVEGEAELCWRCDTPVEQRELEQWFLKITEYADDLLEAIDDLEGWPNSVRQMQRNWIGRQYGAEVDFAIDGHGSVTAFTTRIDTIHGATFFALAPDHPISEVLAEEDDDVRRFVEEEADPDGDEPNGVETGLTATNPVTGEEIPVYVADFVLSDVGTGALMAVPAHDERDHAFAEKNDIEIRPVIAPEPDDGEPEAPDVEDEAFTEDGVLIDAGEYSGLESEIARERLTEDIDSAEEAAQYQLRDWGISRQRYWGTPIPVVHCDDCGPVTVPEADLPVELPEFINTTGNPLDAAEEWKETTCPECGGPAERETDTMDTFVDSSWYFLRYVSPDLEDAPFDMERANDWMPVDQYVGGIEHAVMHLLYSRFFTKVLADHEGLEHREPFTNLLAQGMVQLEGEKMSKSKGNVVSPQRIVEEYGADTARLFMMQAAQPERDFDWSEEGVQSTYAFLERLQGMVEGYVADESDGDDDAIASYVAAEVDATIAIATAEYDDLTFNKALRETQDLVRTLRQYADYTEPHAETYERGLSAVVRLLAPVAPHIAEELHETLGDDGFVAEAEWPTAEIDRDRVEKRRQLVENTREDIRDIVDVAGIEDPTGIEVVVAPDWKYDALEIAIESDADNLIGELMSESHIREQGDAAADYGQDLQAEREALSMTLGPEDEHATLESAAWLIEREFDAPVDVVRAIDADEAALSNAEPGRPAIEIDD, from the coding sequence ATGAGCGACGCGGGATACGACCACGCGACGGTCGAACGGCGCTGGCAAGCGGCGTGGGACGAGGCGAACGTCTACCGGACGCCCGACGACGTCGAGGATCCGACGTACGTCCTCGGGATGTATCCGTACCCGTCGGGCAAACTCCACATGGGCCACGTCCGCAACTACACGATCACGGACGCGTACGCTCGCTTCCGACGAATGCAAGGCGACGAGGTCCTCCACCCGATGGGGTGGGACGCCTTCGGTCTCCCCGCGGAGAACGCGGCCAAAGAGCGCGATACCAACCCGCGCGACTGGACATTCGACTGCATCGAGACGATGACCGAACAGATGGAGTCGATGGGCTTTGGCTACGACTGGGACCGGGAGATCACCACCTGCACGCCCGACTACTACCAGTGGAACCAGTGGCTCTTCTCCCGGTTCCACGAGGAGGACCTGGTCGAGCGCCGCGACGCCGAAGTCAACTGGTGTCCCCACTGCGAGACCGTCCTGGCCGACGAACAGGTCGAAGGCGAGGCCGAACTCTGCTGGCGGTGTGACACCCCCGTCGAACAGCGCGAACTCGAGCAGTGGTTCCTGAAAATCACCGAGTACGCCGACGACCTGCTCGAGGCGATCGACGATCTCGAGGGGTGGCCCAACTCGGTCCGGCAAATGCAGCGCAACTGGATCGGCCGCCAGTACGGGGCGGAGGTCGACTTCGCCATCGACGGGCACGGTTCGGTGACCGCCTTCACGACCCGCATCGACACCATCCACGGCGCGACCTTCTTCGCGCTCGCGCCGGACCACCCGATCAGCGAGGTACTGGCCGAGGAGGACGACGACGTCCGGCGCTTCGTCGAGGAGGAGGCCGACCCCGACGGCGACGAACCCAACGGCGTCGAGACGGGCCTGACCGCGACCAACCCCGTCACCGGCGAGGAGATCCCCGTCTACGTCGCGGACTTCGTCCTCTCGGACGTCGGGACGGGCGCGCTGATGGCGGTGCCGGCCCACGACGAGCGCGACCACGCCTTCGCCGAGAAGAACGACATCGAGATCCGCCCGGTCATCGCGCCCGAACCCGACGACGGGGAGCCCGAGGCCCCGGACGTCGAGGACGAGGCGTTCACCGAGGACGGCGTCCTGATCGACGCCGGCGAGTACAGCGGCCTCGAGAGCGAAATCGCCCGCGAGCGACTCACCGAAGACATCGACAGCGCTGAGGAGGCCGCGCAGTATCAGCTACGTGACTGGGGGATCTCCCGCCAGCGCTACTGGGGGACGCCGATCCCGGTCGTTCACTGCGACGACTGCGGCCCCGTGACGGTCCCCGAAGCGGACCTGCCCGTCGAACTGCCGGAGTTCATCAACACGACCGGCAATCCATTAGACGCCGCCGAGGAGTGGAAGGAGACGACCTGTCCCGAGTGTGGCGGCCCGGCCGAACGGGAGACCGACACGATGGACACCTTCGTCGACTCCTCGTGGTACTTCCTGCGGTACGTCTCGCCGGACCTTGAGGATGCCCCCTTCGACATGGAGCGGGCCAACGACTGGATGCCCGTCGACCAGTACGTCGGCGGCATCGAACACGCCGTGATGCACCTGCTTTACTCGCGGTTTTTCACGAAGGTACTTGCCGACCACGAGGGACTCGAGCATCGGGAGCCGTTCACCAATCTGCTGGCACAGGGGATGGTCCAGCTCGAGGGCGAGAAGATGTCCAAGTCCAAGGGTAACGTCGTCTCGCCACAGCGGATCGTCGAGGAGTACGGGGCCGACACCGCCCGACTCTTTATGATGCAGGCCGCCCAGCCCGAGCGGGACTTCGACTGGAGCGAGGAGGGCGTCCAGTCGACGTACGCCTTCCTCGAGCGCCTGCAGGGGATGGTCGAGGGGTACGTCGCCGACGAGTCCGACGGCGACGACGATGCGATCGCGAGCTACGTCGCCGCGGAGGTCGACGCGACGATCGCCATCGCCACGGCGGAGTACGACGACCTGACGTTCAACAAGGCGCTGCGGGAAACGCAGGACCTCGTGCGAACGCTGCGCCAATACGCCGACTACACCGAGCCCCACGCCGAGACCTACGAGCGCGGGCTGTCGGCCGTGGTCCGCCTGCTCGCGCCGGTCGCGCCCCACATCGCCGAGGAACTCCACGAGACGCTCGGCGACGACGGGTTCGTCGCCGAGGCCGAGTGGCCGACCGCCGAGATCGACCGCGACCGGGTCGAAAAGCGCCGGCAGCTGGTCGAGAACACCCGCGAGGACATCCGCGACATCGTCGACGTCGCCGGGATCGAGGATCCGACGGGGATCGAGGTCGTCGTCGCCCCCGACTGGAAGTACGACGCCTTGGAGATCGCGATCGAGAGCGACGCCGACAACCTGATCGGCGAACTCATGAGCGAGTCCCACATCCGCGAACAGGGCGACGCCGCGGCCGACTACGGTCAGGATCTGCAGGCCGAACGGGAAGCGCTCTCGATGACGCTCGGTCCCGAAGACGAACACGCGACACTGGAGTCGGCCGCGTGGCTGATCGAACGGGAGTTCGACGCGCCGGTCGACGTCGTCCGCGCCATCGACGCCGACGAGGCCGCCCTCTCCAACGCCGAACCCGGACGGCCGGCGATCGAGATCGACGACTGA
- a CDS encoding SDR family NAD(P)-dependent oxidoreductase has protein sequence MVADSTVFVTGASQGLGREIAVAFADEGANVVLAARSDGIYETADLIDAPERTLAVETDVTEPDSVEAAVDETIETFGGLDCLVNNAGIAGPTAPLEATSDDEWLETLDVNVVGVARVTREAAPHLRESERGSVVNISSIGGKRPYANRGPYAASKMGLIGLTRALAAEFGDDGVTVNAICPGPVEGERIRGVFERQAEEAGVPVEAVEGEVLESLMIDDLVPPEEVADMAVHLASEASRHVTGQDINVSSGGAWY, from the coding sequence ATGGTAGCAGATTCCACGGTATTCGTCACGGGCGCGAGTCAGGGACTGGGTCGAGAAATCGCCGTCGCGTTCGCGGACGAGGGCGCGAACGTCGTCCTCGCGGCCAGAAGCGACGGGATCTACGAGACCGCGGACCTGATCGACGCCCCCGAGCGGACGCTGGCGGTCGAGACGGACGTGACCGAGCCCGACTCGGTCGAAGCCGCCGTCGACGAGACGATCGAGACCTTCGGCGGGCTGGACTGTCTCGTGAACAACGCCGGGATCGCCGGCCCCACCGCGCCGCTCGAGGCGACGAGCGACGACGAGTGGCTCGAGACCCTAGATGTCAACGTCGTCGGGGTGGCCCGCGTCACGCGGGAAGCGGCCCCACACCTGCGCGAGTCGGAGCGGGGCAGCGTCGTCAACATCTCCTCGATCGGCGGCAAGCGGCCCTACGCCAACCGGGGGCCTTACGCCGCCTCGAAGATGGGGCTGATCGGCCTGACCCGCGCGCTGGCGGCCGAGTTCGGCGACGACGGCGTGACGGTAAACGCGATCTGTCCCGGCCCAGTCGAGGGCGAGCGCATTCGGGGCGTCTTCGAGCGACAGGCCGAGGAGGCGGGCGTTCCCGTCGAGGCGGTCGAAGGGGAGGTCCTCGAGAGCCTCATGATCGACGACCTGGTCCCGCCTGAGGAGGTCGCCGACATGGCCGTCCACCTCGCGAGCGAGGCGTCGCGCCACGTCACGGGCCAGGACATCAACGTCTCGTCGGGCGGGGCGTGGTACTAG
- a CDS encoding Hsp20/alpha crystallin family protein, which translates to MRRNPFDEIEEMLDRVSSQVEEGMTAGGLQVPGSVPVDVADTGEEFVVTADLPGYETDDIELTLADGTLRLEAARTDESEYAESRYVRRERTETTANRRIRLPEPVDEEAVAAGFENGVLTVHLPKVSDGEDSKRIDIE; encoded by the coding sequence ATGCGACGAAATCCGTTCGACGAGATCGAGGAGATGCTCGACCGCGTGAGCAGTCAGGTCGAGGAGGGGATGACCGCCGGCGGGCTGCAGGTCCCCGGCTCGGTGCCGGTCGACGTCGCCGACACCGGCGAGGAGTTCGTCGTCACGGCCGATCTGCCCGGCTACGAGACCGACGACATCGAGCTGACGCTCGCGGACGGGACGCTCCGCCTCGAGGCCGCTCGGACCGACGAGAGCGAGTACGCCGAGAGCCGGTACGTCCGCCGCGAGCGGACCGAGACCACCGCGAATCGCCGGATCCGTCTGCCGGAGCCCGTCGACGAGGAGGCGGTCGCGGCCGGCTTCGAGAACGGCGTGCTGACGGTCCACCTCCCGAAGGTTTCGGACGGCGAGGACTCGAAGCGGATCGACATCGAGTAG
- a CDS encoding peroxiredoxin, producing the protein MALAAGDDAPTVTAPNQDGEKVTLSFESPTVLYFYPKDDTPGCTVEANQFQRELETYREAGVDVYGVSIDGVESHRAFCDSEGLEFDLLADPEAEIADAFDVELRDSGVTTRTTFLLSDGDVKAAYDGVDPDGHAREVLLDALEDGLVTLPE; encoded by the coding sequence ATGGCACTCGCTGCAGGCGACGACGCGCCGACCGTAACGGCACCGAACCAGGACGGCGAGAAAGTTACCCTCTCGTTCGAATCGCCGACGGTCCTGTATTTCTATCCGAAAGACGACACCCCCGGCTGTACGGTCGAGGCCAACCAGTTCCAGCGCGAACTCGAGACCTACCGGGAGGCCGGCGTCGACGTCTACGGCGTCTCGATCGACGGCGTCGAGTCCCACCGCGCGTTCTGCGATTCGGAGGGCCTCGAGTTCGATCTCCTCGCGGACCCCGAGGCCGAGATCGCCGACGCCTTCGACGTCGAGTTGCGCGACAGCGGCGTGACGACGCGGACGACGTTCCTGCTTTCCGACGGCGACGTGAAGGCGGCCTACGACGGCGTCGATCCCGACGGCCACGCCCGCGAGGTACTGCTCGACGCGCTCGAGGACGGCCTCGTAACGCTGCCGGAGTGA
- the pheA gene encoding prephenate dehydratase — MAAVTLGPEGTYSHRATTAVADDGEIDFRQSVTAIVDAVASGEYGRGVIPIENSIEGSVTESLDALAEYDVAVVREIVTPIRHALLAQGPEFDTVASHSQALAQCRSYLEREYPDATLEAVASTAQGVEFARDDPSVAGIGHPANAEDGVDLEVLAEDIQDQDSNATRFFAIAPAAERSTGGGKTSLVVYPNANYPGLLLELLEPFAERDINLTRVESRPSGQRLGDYVFHVDFEAGLYESRTGAAIDDLEELAEKGWVKRLGSYDTEHVVE; from the coding sequence ATGGCTGCAGTCACGCTGGGACCCGAAGGAACCTACTCACACCGGGCGACGACGGCGGTCGCCGACGACGGCGAGATCGACTTCCGTCAGTCGGTGACAGCGATCGTCGACGCCGTCGCGAGCGGCGAGTACGGCCGCGGCGTCATCCCGATCGAGAACAGTATCGAAGGATCGGTCACCGAGAGCCTCGACGCCCTCGCCGAGTACGACGTCGCCGTCGTCCGCGAGATCGTCACGCCGATCAGACACGCCCTGCTGGCGCAGGGACCCGAGTTCGACACCGTCGCGAGCCACTCGCAGGCGCTCGCGCAGTGTCGCTCCTACCTCGAGCGGGAGTACCCCGACGCGACGCTCGAGGCCGTCGCGAGTACGGCCCAGGGCGTCGAGTTCGCCCGCGACGATCCGTCGGTCGCGGGGATCGGCCACCCGGCCAACGCCGAGGACGGCGTCGACCTCGAGGTCCTGGCCGAGGATATTCAGGACCAGGACTCGAACGCGACGCGCTTCTTCGCGATCGCCCCCGCCGCGGAGCGGTCGACGGGCGGCGGGAAGACCTCGCTCGTGGTCTACCCGAACGCCAACTATCCCGGCCTGTTGCTCGAGTTGCTCGAGCCGTTCGCGGAGCGCGACATCAACCTGACCCGCGTCGAGTCGCGGCCGAGCGGCCAGCGGCTCGGCGATTACGTCTTCCACGTCGACTTCGAGGCGGGGCTCTACGAGTCCCGGACGGGGGCGGCGATCGACGACCTCGAGGAACTGGCCGAGAAGGGGTGGGTCAAACGACTCGGCTCCTACGACACGGAACACGTCGTCGAGTAA
- a CDS encoding MFS transporter, which produces MTKWRTLALATIGFNFSFLIWFSFAPFTGPMAEEFGLSVAEIGILASAAIWLAPFGRLLTGWLSDRWGAPTVFAIVLAYVGVFSMASAFAESYGVFFVTRLIVATAGITFVIGIQHVSEWFEEEELGTAEGIYAGVGNAGAAGGALLLPRVFGEGWSGPLFESNWRAAFFYTGIVSILLAVAYFVLGEAAKSEEKRQATKDSANFKDWIYTATRYGTVVLALAYVMSFGLELSMNGWLATYYREGFDTDNLVLASTFAATFSVAAGLLRPFGGYVSDLLARKEKNILPVFTGRYREQWTFVSLCFIVLAMIGMTLAGLSGQVVLAVAAGFVVGMGCAFAEGAIFAQVPAMFPNSSGSVAGVVGGVGTVGGIVYPLVYAAPVMPDLHTGYAVVAATMLPIVLLCAWVFQPHVAERATEDGFVASSGGTATGESADD; this is translated from the coding sequence ATGACCAAGTGGCGGACGCTGGCGTTGGCGACGATCGGGTTCAACTTCTCGTTTCTCATCTGGTTCTCCTTCGCGCCGTTTACCGGGCCGATGGCCGAGGAGTTCGGCCTCTCGGTGGCCGAGATCGGGATTCTGGCGAGCGCGGCCATCTGGCTCGCGCCGTTCGGCCGGCTCCTGACGGGCTGGCTCTCCGATCGCTGGGGCGCGCCGACGGTGTTCGCCATCGTGTTGGCCTACGTCGGCGTGTTCTCGATGGCGTCGGCGTTCGCCGAGTCCTACGGCGTGTTCTTCGTCACGCGGCTGATCGTCGCGACGGCGGGGATCACCTTCGTCATCGGGATCCAGCACGTCTCCGAGTGGTTCGAGGAAGAGGAACTGGGCACCGCCGAGGGGATCTACGCCGGCGTCGGGAACGCCGGTGCCGCCGGCGGCGCGTTGCTCCTCCCGCGCGTGTTCGGCGAGGGCTGGAGCGGCCCCCTCTTCGAGAGCAACTGGCGGGCCGCCTTCTTCTACACCGGGATCGTCTCGATTCTACTGGCGGTCGCTTACTTCGTACTCGGTGAGGCCGCAAAGAGCGAAGAGAAGCGACAGGCGACCAAGGACAGCGCGAACTTCAAAGACTGGATCTACACCGCCACCCGCTACGGAACCGTCGTCCTCGCGCTGGCGTACGTGATGAGCTTCGGCCTCGAGCTGTCGATGAACGGCTGGCTGGCGACCTACTACCGCGAGGGCTTCGACACGGACAACCTCGTCCTCGCGAGTACCTTCGCGGCGACGTTCTCGGTTGCGGCCGGGCTGTTGCGGCCCTTCGGGGGCTACGTCAGCGACCTGCTCGCGCGCAAGGAGAAGAACATTCTCCCGGTGTTTACCGGCCGATACCGCGAGCAGTGGACGTTCGTCTCGCTGTGTTTCATCGTGCTGGCGATGATCGGGATGACGCTGGCGGGGCTCTCCGGGCAGGTCGTGCTCGCGGTCGCCGCCGGCTTCGTCGTCGGGATGGGCTGTGCGTTCGCCGAGGGCGCGATCTTTGCGCAGGTTCCGGCCATGTTCCCCAACAGTTCCGGGAGCGTCGCCGGCGTCGTCGGCGGCGTCGGGACGGTCGGCGGGATCGTCTACCCGCTCGTCTACGCCGCGCCGGTGATGCCGGACCTCCACACCGGCTACGCCGTCGTCGCGGCCACGATGCTCCCCATCGTCCTGCTGTGTGCGTGGGTCTTCCAGCCCCACGTCGCCGAGCGGGCGACCGAGGACGGCTTCGTCGCCTCGAGCGGCGGCACCGCGACGGGAGAGTCGGCTGACGACTGA
- a CDS encoding non-histone chromosomal MC1 family protein produces the protein MVREDGKRNFALRESGGDESSVFSGNTPRQAALKAARRLEPGSSEESAERVELRLREKGTDKVHIYDGWAWEETAPDDKPDWMPDEITEANVSKKGIEHLDE, from the coding sequence ATGGTACGCGAAGACGGGAAACGAAACTTTGCACTGCGCGAATCGGGCGGCGACGAATCGAGCGTCTTCTCGGGGAACACCCCCCGGCAGGCGGCGCTCAAGGCGGCCCGGCGACTCGAGCCCGGCTCGAGCGAGGAGTCGGCCGAGCGGGTCGAACTCAGATTACGGGAGAAAGGCACCGACAAGGTTCACATCTACGACGGCTGGGCGTGGGAGGAGACGGCACCGGACGACAAGCCCGACTGGATGCCCGACGAGATCACGGAAGCGAACGTCTCGAAGAAGGGAATCGAACACTTAGACGAGTAA
- a CDS encoding SymE family type I addiction module toxin, with protein MVRKKKLSPSGAKDEDGNYHNVHLNLHEDELEVAGMDIGDEVFVRVRDGKIIIQKADEDDVEHEF; from the coding sequence ATGGTACGGAAAAAGAAGCTGAGTCCAAGCGGTGCGAAAGACGAAGACGGTAACTATCACAACGTCCATCTGAACCTCCACGAGGACGAACTCGAGGTCGCGGGCATGGATATCGGTGACGAAGTCTTCGTCCGAGTTCGGGACGGCAAGATCATCATCCAGAAAGCCGACGAGGACGACGTCGAACACGAGTTCTAA